Within the Gracilinema caldarium DSM 7334 genome, the region GTGAGGGAAGAGGACCCTGAATATCGGACATAATAACCGATTCAAGGCTTGGTGCGGTAGTTCCCCAGCTTTTTACCATATCGAGCCAGGCGAGGTTTTCTTCATAGGTCGCTTCACCCTTGGTCTGGTCATATCCCAGGGTAGCAAAATAAATAGCAAGCCCTTCCTGCAGCCAGGTAGGAGGATTCGGAACAAAGGCCCGCAAAAACTGCATGAAAGCCTGGTGGGGAAATGTGTTCAGTAAGGCTTCTGTATTCTCTAAGCGGACTAGTTCGTTTAAATCAGGTCTATTGTTGTAGTGGAGATACACCGCACCATTGCTCAGTGTCCCCAGTTTTGTTTGTATATAGGTATCATAGGCAGTTTTTGTTGTAAAGGATCGGACTACAAGGGGCTGACTTAATCGGGACAGAGAAAAACGGAAGAGCTTATTGTAGACTGAAAAACGAACATCCATTTCCATTGCAAGTGACTTTGCTGCTTCCTGCCCCCCCTCAGCATACACTTTATAATGGGTACCTGTAAATTCTGCAAATTGTGTATCTACAGCCTGAGCAGTCACGTTGATAGTGCGTAAACATACTAACATGAGCACTATCACCCATATTTTTTTCATGTCAACCTCCATTTATTCGGTGATTTTGTCTATTATAATATTGACTTCTTCAATCAGTATACCCGTATAACGCTCTATCGTATCTATCAAGTATTGCTGTAATTCATGAATATTGCCAGATAGTTGGGTACCAAAGGGCACGTCGATGGTAATGACAAGCCGATACCCTTGACCGTCTTCTTTTACAACGATTTTCTTAATCCTGATATTGGGGTTAAATTCATCCACACAGTGGAGAACCATCTGACTGAGGGCTGCTTCTGAAATAATTACCTTACCCCGTTTGGAATATTCCGGTCGTACCACTGATTTTTCATGGACCTTGGTGCTGGTTCCTACAGGAGGCAAAACACCCCGTTTTAAGAATACCCGGATTGCGTCGTAAAAAATATTAGGATAGTTACGTTTTACCTCGATGGAAGGAACGGGAATAACGTGTTTACCTTCGATTTTCCTCGTTCGTATTGCCTTTTCTATTTCTTCCTGGGTGGCTATATCTTCTATTTTGATGATCTTGCTTGGCTGGGATAATTGCAGCCGGGCGGCAATTTTATTCACCATTTTGATTGATGTGCCGAGGATAAGAATCTTTTTAAATTTTTCTGTCTGTAGTTTTCTGGCCACCTCGTCCCGATGGGCCTTATCATCGAACAGGGCTACTTTTACCGCTGCAAGGAAGGTTTTTTCCTTCTTTGCTGAATGTCCTGCCAGAATCCGGTTATCCCGAATTAAAAGGCCATCGTCGATAATGAGATCAATACCATATTTTTGTGCTACCAGTTTTGCCCGGAAACTTTTCCCTGTCCCGCTTTCGCCGACAAGGGCGTATACCTTAACACCTTTGAAAAACCAGAATATATCACTCAGTATGCGAAACATTACTTTATTATAGCACCAAGAAGGTCCGTAATGGGAGTGGTTTCTTGAAGCCTTTGTATAAAAAGTCTTTGTTTTATTTCAGTAAACAATGTTTTCAGGTATATTACTTGAACATCCGGAAGCGGCGCCTGAATGCTGTCAGGAAGCCCAAGGTCTAACCGCCCAAGCCCTGCAAGTGTATAGGCATGGAGCACCCATGGTCGAGCCTGTTTTTTTGCCCCATATTTTATATCCCCCAGAAGCGGATACCCATGGTGTGCGGCCTGAACTCGGATCTGATGGGTCCTTCCTGTTTCCAGTTTGATGAACACCAGGGTAGCAGGATTATGGGTATGAGCAGTATGAAACAGTGGATAGACCCTGGTTATCGCTTGTTTACCCGCGTCAGTTTCGCTCACAAGGTTACTCATCCGGCGGTTTTGGTCACGAATCAATGTATCTGTCCATTGGGCTGGCTCAGTCATACATCCTTGCAGCAGTGCCACATACCATTTTTCAAGCCGGTGTTCTCTCAGAGCAATGCTAAAACACTGGGCCCCCATCAGGTTTTTAGAAAAGGTGATAATACCGCTGGTTCCCTGATCGAGCCGATGGAGCGGTCCGGGCCTAAAGGAAAGGGAAGGAGACAGTTTTGGCCCTAGATAGGTCTGTACCGCTAGAGCTAGACTGTCCTTCCCGTGGACAGGAATACCAGCTTCCTTATTGATGAACAGCAAAGCTTCATTTTCAAAGAGTATTTGAAAGGATGGCCCCTTGTCTGTGCTCTGTAGCCGTACAGGTGGTGCCTTTGAAACCTTACCCCTTGTAATTGGAATCTTTTGTGGTGTTTCTGCAACAAGTTCAGGAATTTCCAAAATGGAGCCCAACTGAGGCTTAAATGAGGCCGGGACCGGCTTCCCATCAATATATACCTGGCCTTTTCTGAACATTTTATGAATTGCCGAAAGGGGGAGCTGGGGCAAGGCTTTCCGTACAATCCGGTCTAAACGCCGGTTCTGATCATTCTCGGTGATTTGTGCAGTAAAGGCCATATATGGTATTCTATCAAAAGCTAGTTCTTGACAAAAGGGCTTACATAGGGGATTGTTAGGCAATGATTTCATTTATTCCGTTACGTACAGGGGATTTGTCAGCTTTTTTTGAAAACCCTGTTTTTTTATCGGCGATCACAAGTCTTATTTTTGCACAACTCTTGAAAGCAATTATTGTACTCTTAAAAAATACTAAAAAATCTGCTAAAGAAATCGTAGCAACCCTGCTATGGAAAACCGGTGGTATGCCATCAAGCCACTCTTCGCTGGTAACTGCCCTGGCTACCTCAGTTGCTTTTAAGGAAGGAATAGGTTCCACTTTGTTTATTGTAACCCTTTGTCTTGCCCTGATTGTGATTAGGGATTCTATGGGAGTACGGAGATCCGCAGGCTTACAAGCTAGGGCGCTGAATCTTTTAGGTAAACAGGTTGGCGATCGGCTTAACATTGAATATCATCAGGTTAAAGAAATTCAGGGCCATGCACCACTTGAGGTCCTGGTAGGTTCCCTTTTGGGTATACTCATTGCTGCAGCCTTTGCGCTTCTGTAGGTGATTTTTTCATCATGAAGTGGATCCGGGTTTTTTGGTTTTTCGCACTCCTCTATATTTTTGGGTTTGCAGGGATCCTTCTATTTAGCTTTAGTATAAGCAATACTCGACAGCCCGCTTCAATGCTTGTTGTGAGTACTTCCGATATCATTAGTGAGTCCTTTGTTTTGGATCGTTTGTCTGATGCTGGTTTTCATCATGTGGTTTCAGAGTCTAACCAATGGGTGTATATTGATGATTTTGAGGGACCGAAATCCATACCACTTAAGGATTATTATGATTGTATTGAACCTTTAGATCCTCGGAATGATGGGTATGCAGATTTATTAAAAACTATTTTTGTATCCAATGGTGTACGGCGATATTTTATTACAATGCAGGGTCTGTACCCTTGGAATTCATCAGATACGCTTGTAAGAAAAATAGATAAGATCCTTGTAAATGTAAAACCAACAGTTCAGTTGTATATGACTAATACTGTAGTATTTCCCTGGTGGCTTATTGGTTTGGTTTTAATGAGTATCTTGGTATATACAGCTTTCAAGTTAGGTTATAAAAAGGAAGTCTTACTTTCTATTCCCGCAAGCTTAATTCTTTTACCATCAGGTCATGGAAGTATACTGAGTATCGGCCTACTAGTGTCATTACAAATTTGTCTAGGACAATTTCAACATGATATCTTGATTCGATATTACCATAATGAATTTGATGCTGTTCGATCTCTTATTCGATGGTACAAAGGATCTCTTATTTATGGAATTGTGTTAGTAATGGGTTATTTTTTAAATGCTTATGTCTTTACCATTAATTGGATTTGTACTATAGGGGCATTGGTTATACATCCTATGACAGGAATTATAGTTGTTTTACTACGCTTATTTTATTATCATGAACTTGGCCATCATCATTTTTTGCCCATAGAGCTCGTGGGTACAACAAAAAAACGTATTGATCCTGTACGAGCTATAATACCCTTTGCTTTTGGTGCAATAGGTTTTTCCATCTTTTTATTGATTATTCCAGTTAATCCATCAAATAACCTCATGAACAATTCCATTTCAATTCCGTTGACATTAGACCAATATCAGGCTCATCTTAATACTCAATCTCGTTTTTCTAGTACATCGCTTCATCGCAAAACATCCGAAGGGTATTCCTATAATACCTTTATGCTGGATTCGGATGGTCTACTATCAAACGAAAAACCTGTCCCGCATGAAAATACATATATAAATTTAGCGATACCACCACTGGAATCTCTACTATTGTCTTTGAATAGTTCTAGCATAATAGATCATGAAACTATTGGAAATGTGATATATCTTATGATTGTTATTGCTGGTGCGTTCATTTTATTGTATCGTGCGTCGCATGGTACATTATTACTTATGTATAAGTCTGGATATTTAGATAAACGGATTGCAGCATGAAAATATATCATTTTCCGCAAGGTGGACTCAAGTTAGAGGATGCTACAGTTCCTCCTGCAGATACCAGTACCATAGCATTTCTTCCAACTTATGCCTTGATTTCGCTTACCCAACACCCTGGAAAGGAAGCTTTGCCCTTGGTTGATACTGGAGCTTTCGTTCAAGAAGGGATGCTTATTGGACGGGGCCAAGGAATGGGATCTGCAAATATTCATGCATCTATTCCAGGGCAGGTGGTCAAAATTGTGTCTTGGAAATTAGCTGATGGTAGAACTACCCAGGGAGTATTAATTCGCTTAGAAGGCTCTTTTGAAAAATTGGGGAAAAAAAAGGATAACTATAATTGGCAGGGGCTTAGCAGCTTTGATTTGTTGAGAATTATTTCAGAAAAGGGTATTGTAGAAATGGAAGAGCCAGGTAAACCCTTTATAGATATAATACGGGATGCAACAGGACAATCAAAAAAAGTGACCCTTGTTGTAAGAATGATTTTTGACGACCCATGGCTCGTAGCCGACTATGTGCTTGCACAGGAACGCTTGGATGAAATTCTCATCGGTTCAGCAATTACTTCAAAAGCATCTAATGCAAGTACTATTGTTTTCGTGATTTCTAATGATGAAATTGAGTTAGCAGAACGGATTACAAGTCGTTCAAAAGATTTGGGTATTCAGGTTACTGTGATTATTACTGGATCCCGTTATCCGCAGAGAAATAAACGGGAACTTGAAACTGTTCTGAAACAATATCAAAAAAATGAATCTATTGATTTGGGGTCATACTGTATCTGTAACCCTGCAACCTTGGCAGCTGTGTATGACGCAGTTGTACAGAATAAACCAATACTTGAGCGGTATGTTGCTGTTGGTGGCGGCGCTATTAAGCATCCTCAGGTCTTGAGGGTAAGAATAGGTACAAGAATCGGTGATCTTATTTCACAATGTGGAGGTTTTCTCATTCAGCCAAAAAAGATTGCCACAGGATCACCGCTCAAGGGAATGATTATACAGGATCTTGATGAACCGATAACCAAAACTACCATTGCGATTGTAGCTCTGACTGAAGAGCAAATTGGTGGTGAAACGATGAATGACTGTACCAATTGTGGTGAGTGTAGATCTGTGTGTCCTGTTAGGTTAGATCCTGAATATTTATATAAATTAGCTTTACTTGGACGGGATTCTGAGGCATTACTTCATAAAGCACATAGTTGTCATGGATGTGGATGTTGTGAAGTTGTTTGTCCTTCCCGGTTACCCTTAAGTTCAACTATTAGGGTGTCAATTAAGCGAGGAGCGCAGCAGGCTCTATGAATAGTATTTATGTTGCACGAAAACCCTTAATACACATACGTGATGCTACCAGCTACCGGATGTGGCTTGTCTCTAGTGTAGCTCTGCTTGTTATTATACAATCAGCCTTGCATGATAACTACGCATCCTTGATTGTAGCTTTAGTAGCAGTTGTTTCTGCAATAGTAATGGAACTTGCCATTAATGGGGTTAGAGGTACCTTTACTCTTAATGATGGAAGTGCTGTAACCACAGCCCTCATTCTTTCTCTGCTTATGCCAAATTCCATCCATCCGGTGATTGTTTCTTTAGGGGCAATTTTCGCAATTGGTGTTGTGAAGCATGTATATGGTGGTCTAGGTACAAACTGGTTAAATCCTGCTTTAGGCGGTTGGTTATTTACCCTTGTTTCTTGGCCAGAGCGTTTTAGCGAAGCCCTGAATGATTCAGTTTTACAAACCTTTTACCAAGCCATTGAACGAGGAGTTATTGATGTTTCAGGGTCACCCCTCGCGATTTTAAAAATTGTTGGTTATAAGGTCAGTTCACAGGATAGTATATTAACTGGCATCGTTAATCATTCCTTGTTTTCGCTTATGAATGCAGAACTACCCTCCGGTTATTTTGATTTTTTTTCTCTTTCTAGTCCCGCGATTATTGCCGATCGTGGAATTTTAATGCTACTAATCGGAACGATAATTTTAACGGCCTTTCGAATTAATAAACCGCTCATTCCGGCTATGTATATAGCAAGTTATCTATTCTTAATCCGCCTTTTTGGAGCCATTCCCTTTGGTGGATCCTTTGGTAATGGTGATATGATATTTGGTTTATTACACGGCGGAACGCTTTTATCTGCTTTTATTTTGGCAACTGATCCTGGTACCGGAACGAAATCCTATGAGATAGGTATCCTAGTAGCAGGAATTGCGGCGATTTTTGGATTTATATTCAGATATTTAGGAGGGGTCCCTTATGGAGCTCTCTACGGAATCCTTATAACGAATACGCTTATTCCAACTATACGCTCTCTAGAAATAAGATTGTTTTATACAAATCGGAGATCCCTATGAAACAAGTCGTTAAGGATATTACCATTCTTATGACATGGATCGCTGTTCTTTTTATTTGTTCTTGGTTGCTTGTATGGGTTACTTCGGATATTAGAAATGCCGCGTTGATCGATGACTGTAACACGAAACTAATAAAGCAAGGAAATAATATTTTGGTAAAACAAATCATAAGCGCTCATGATGGGACTGTACTATTCTCATCCAACAAAACTAATAAACATGCCTTGCTTTCATCTATAATCACCACTTCAGGCACTTCGTTGAACCTAATAATCCTAGATGCTTCGAATCGAATAGATGATCTTTACCCTATAGATTCAAGTTCAAGAATAATAAATCAGCGTACTGATCCAAAAGTGATACACTTTAATGTACGTACGCTGTTATCGAATGCGGTTTTAAAAGAGAAAAGGAGTAAGCAGTAATTATGGATAAGATTGAATCTCATCCTTTCTGGGGTAAACATTCTCCTCTGGCTCAACTATCCTACATACCGTTTCTTCTTGGTGCTTCATCTCGTCTATCAATTGCAATTATGAGTTCAGCCGCACTTTCCTGGGTTTATATGCTATCGAGTGCTACCATACTTGTAACAAACAGGTTCATTCCATCCATATTTACATCATTTATTCATGTGTTGATTTGTAGTTTTTGGTCCCTTGTGTTTGGTCTTATTGTATATTTCTTTTCTCCTGTCTTGTTTTATGAAATGCAATTTCCTCTGATTTTTACTGCAGTTCTTTACATTATCTCTGGAATTGGAAACTCTCTCGAGGTTGATACGCTCAGTAATGCAATGAAAAAAACAGTAATACAAACACTTGTTGTAAGTTTTATTATTCTCATCTTTGCTTTAATAAGAGAGACTTTTGGATTTGGCGCCCTCAGTTTGCCTACTCGAGAGGGTATTTCGGAAATCCTTACTTCAGAAATATCTAGTGATCTTGCTATCAGAAGTATTGCTGCTACCAGTGGAGGACTGATGTTATTAGGATTTATAATCGGTTTTTATCGAATCATAAGAGAAATGTTAGTCACCTATTATTCCCAGCGGGAGAAAAACTAATGTCCTTTCTGTTAACTTTAAGCACAGCCTTTTTCCTTTTTAATGCCATTATCCAAAATGGTTTTGGCATTGAGTATGCAAGAAATCCGAGAAATGCTCTTATTCCTATAATGGCGATGATTTTATCGAGCATCGTGAGCTGGTCTATCCATACCTTTCTATTGAAACCTATTGGTTTTGGAGTATTTGGAGTATTTCTTATATTTCCCATCAGTGTTGTATGCAGTTTGTTTGTAGCTAAAATTTCGATC harbors:
- a CDS encoding divergent PAP2 family protein, which translates into the protein MISFIPLRTGDLSAFFENPVFLSAITSLIFAQLLKAIIVLLKNTKKSAKEIVATLLWKTGGMPSSHSSLVTALATSVAFKEGIGSTLFIVTLCLALIVIRDSMGVRRSAGLQARALNLLGKQVGDRLNIEYHQVKEIQGHAPLEVLVGSLLGILIAAAFALL
- a CDS encoding RnfABCDGE type electron transport complex subunit D, which translates into the protein MNSIYVARKPLIHIRDATSYRMWLVSSVALLVIIQSALHDNYASLIVALVAVVSAIVMELAINGVRGTFTLNDGSAVTTALILSLLMPNSIHPVIVSLGAIFAIGVVKHVYGGLGTNWLNPALGGWLFTLVSWPERFSEALNDSVLQTFYQAIERGVIDVSGSPLAILKIVGYKVSSQDSILTGIVNHSLFSLMNAELPSGYFDFFSLSSPAIIADRGILMLLIGTIILTAFRINKPLIPAMYIASYLFLIRLFGAIPFGGSFGNGDMIFGLLHGGTLLSAFILATDPGTGTKSYEIGILVAGIAAIFGFIFRYLGGVPYGALYGILITNTLIPTIRSLEIRLFYTNRRSL
- a CDS encoding RluA family pseudouridine synthase yields the protein MAFTAQITENDQNRRLDRIVRKALPQLPLSAIHKMFRKGQVYIDGKPVPASFKPQLGSILEIPELVAETPQKIPITRGKVSKAPPVRLQSTDKGPSFQILFENEALLFINKEAGIPVHGKDSLALAVQTYLGPKLSPSLSFRPGPLHRLDQGTSGIITFSKNLMGAQCFSIALREHRLEKWYVALLQGCMTEPAQWTDTLIRDQNRRMSNLVSETDAGKQAITRVYPLFHTAHTHNPATLVFIKLETGRTHQIRVQAAHHGYPLLGDIKYGAKKQARPWVLHAYTLAGLGRLDLGLPDSIQAPLPDVQVIYLKTLFTEIKQRLFIQRLQETTPITDLLGAIIK
- a CDS encoding peptide ABC transporter ATPase translates to MFRILSDIFWFFKGVKVYALVGESGTGKSFRAKLVAQKYGIDLIIDDGLLIRDNRILAGHSAKKEKTFLAAVKVALFDDKAHRDEVARKLQTEKFKKILILGTSIKMVNKIAARLQLSQPSKIIKIEDIATQEEIEKAIRTRKIEGKHVIPVPSIEVKRNYPNIFYDAIRVFLKRGVLPPVGTSTKVHEKSVVRPEYSKRGKVIISEAALSQMVLHCVDEFNPNIRIKKIVVKEDGQGYRLVITIDVPFGTQLSGNIHELQQYLIDTIERYTGILIEEVNIIIDKITE
- a CDS encoding tetratricopeptide repeat protein, encoding MKKIWVIVLMLVCLRTINVTAQAVDTQFAEFTGTHYKVYAEGGQEAAKSLAMEMDVRFSVYNKLFRFSLSRLSQPLVVRSFTTKTAYDTYIQTKLGTLSNGAVYLHYNNRPDLNELVRLENTEALLNTFPHQAFMQFLRAFVPNPPTWLQEGLAIYFATLGYDQTKGEATYEENLAWLDMVKSWGTTAPSLESVIMSDIQGPLPSPKLQGASWALVSFLLNTDIEEYRRSLYEIFMALSPSESREGNSKLALERIIPWIQIDEISKEYQNYIKERKTFAELIEAGRQAYSAKDLPKAEVLFLSAMNLQPHHYAPHYYLGLLSYEQKKYDMAENYYRSALLYGADEALVNYALGLNAGAAGRKADAVQYLEKAAAAAPERYKAKVQELLPRFK
- a CDS encoding RnfABCDGE type electron transport complex subunit C; this encodes MKIYHFPQGGLKLEDATVPPADTSTIAFLPTYALISLTQHPGKEALPLVDTGAFVQEGMLIGRGQGMGSANIHASIPGQVVKIVSWKLADGRTTQGVLIRLEGSFEKLGKKKDNYNWQGLSSFDLLRIISEKGIVEMEEPGKPFIDIIRDATGQSKKVTLVVRMIFDDPWLVADYVLAQERLDEILIGSAITSKASNASTIVFVISNDEIELAERITSRSKDLGIQVTVIITGSRYPQRNKRELETVLKQYQKNESIDLGSYCICNPATLAAVYDAVVQNKPILERYVAVGGGAIKHPQVLRVRIGTRIGDLISQCGGFLIQPKKIATGSPLKGMIIQDLDEPITKTTIAIVALTEEQIGGETMNDCTNCGECRSVCPVRLDPEYLYKLALLGRDSEALLHKAHSCHGCGCCEVVCPSRLPLSSTIRVSIKRGAQQAL